DNA sequence from the Gammaproteobacteria bacterium genome:
CCAATGATGGGACGTGGGTGAGTAGAGGTATTGATCTCATTCCATAGGGATGCTGGAGGGATTAACAATGTCACGTAATGTCAGCCAAACTTTTGTTGTGGCGAAAAAACTCCACAAACGAGCAACGATAACGCAGAGGACTTGAGGAGCATACTAGGATGTCATGAACCAACCAACGTAGAGGAGTATATACTTCAAGGACGGGAAAATAAGCGCGCATCCGGTGGAGTTAGGTCGCCAGGTAGGTACGCTTTTTTATGCAATGATAACCCTTGTTCAATTAATTGTGACACAAGATTGGAAAATAGAATCCCCGGCCTAGCGGCCTCCCACAAAAAATATGCAAATGATCCCGGACATGGGTTGACCTCATTAAGCCAAAGTTCTTCGGTTTCGCTATTACACAGGAAATCAATCCGTGGTGAACCGGCATTGCATAATTCCATATAACAGATTGTACTCCATTCACTAATCTTCCGCTGAAGGTGTTCAGGAATGATAGGATTAATTGTTCTCGTCAATGAAAGCATGCCCTGAGAGTTTGATCCAGCCTGTTTTATTCCATTTTTTGCACCACCGTTCGGCAAGTATTTTGTTCTGAAATCAAGTAATTCTTCAGTGCGTTTTGGACATTCAATTGCTGACAAGGATAGCCCACGACCAAAATCATGAACCGCGATATTATATTCAACGAGATTCGGTACGAAAGGCTCGATAATCGCTTTGGCATCAAGTCGAAATATATTTGCCAATGATGCGCTAATTTCTTCGTAACTTTCGGCTTTCGCCACGCCAATGCTGGATCCTAAATGGAGAGGTTTTACAATGACTGGTAGCGGGATATTGATCCGACTTTTCAGGTCATTAACAGAATAAATTAGACTATTTTGATTAGGTTTGCCGAGCACGACATGAGGTAAGACCGCGATCCCGCAGCTAGATAGAGCAGTTTTTGTAGCTGCCTTATCCATAAGAATCGCACATTCTGGGCTTCTGATTCCCGTGTAGGGTACATTCGCAATCTCAAAAAGAGCCTGTAACCTTCCATCCTCGCCCGCAAGTCCGTGCATGGCGATTACAGCTACGTCAAACTCCCTGGCGACTGGACCAAAATGAATTATTTTTCGATTTTTGTAAATCAATCGACCAAGTCCATCATGGCTTGAATTCACATCGAAAGTTACTGCAGAAAGATTAAGTGCGGTGTAATTCTTAATCAGATAGATTTCTCTACGAATTAGAGCATCCCCGATCCACCACGTTCCCTCGGGGGAAATATAAACTGGAAAAGGGTCGAAACGTGATTGATCAATAGCAGCGAACACTTGTAATCCGGTGACTACGCTAACATCATGCTCAGGAGATCGTCCGCCA
Encoded proteins:
- the ddl gene encoding D-alanine--D-alanine ligase, yielding MKLRVAVIFGGRSPEHDVSVVTGLQVFAAIDQSRFDPFPVYISPEGTWWIGDALIRREIYLIKNYTALNLSAVTFDVNSSHDGLGRLIYKNRKIIHFGPVAREFDVAVIAMHGLAGEDGRLQALFEIANVPYTGIRSPECAILMDKAATKTALSSCGIAVLPHVVLGKPNQNSLIYSVNDLKSRINIPLPVIVKPLHLGSSIGVAKAESYEEISASLANIFRLDAKAIIEPFVPNLVEYNIAVHDFGRGLSLSAIECPKRTEELLDFRTKYLPNGGAKNGIKQAGSNSQGMLSLTRTINPIIPEHLQRKISEWSTICYMELCNAGSPRIDFLCNSETEELWLNEVNPCPGSFAYFLWEAARPGILFSNLVSQLIEQGLSLHKKAYLPGDLTPPDARLFSRP